The following are encoded in a window of Pectinophora gossypiella chromosome 24, ilPecGoss1.1, whole genome shotgun sequence genomic DNA:
- the LOC126377893 gene encoding uncharacterized protein LOC126377893, translating into MPPPKVKGKGGVRAKNMDKLIAAVQARECLWDKSYRGHRNRFKLERYWNEVAAEVGTTSLNCRKRWKNLKDQCRKEMKKNPTDSEWPHFQKLSFIHHQFLAEDEEGDNDTADEVFNALDESIKTPKLGYTMRKKLLMNKRRTIDVDMNKLIELVRTREIIWNRQLKGHHNWYKLDESWKEIALELGVTRDEARLKWKYLRDQARKEVRKQDSEWEFLPKLQFLTNQFNDFETNELRDDDDHFSQDYDADHEQAASYYMDPPPDEDHTNVSVKDDEFDEFDTKPVIMETDFYDDDDEAQKNASNGQELGDAETVTKDEDIGFFNSLLPHVRKLKPAKKLMLRMKIQELVYNTVYSQT; encoded by the exons ATGCCACCACCCAAAGTCAAAGGGAAGGGCGGCGTTCGCGCCAAAAATATGGACAAACTTATAGCCGCGGTGCAGGCTCGAGAATGTCTCTGGGACAAAAGCTATAGAGGCCACAGGAATAGGTTCAAACTGGAGCGGTATTGGAACGAGGTAGCGGCGGAGGTGGGGACTACAA GTTTAAATTGCAGAAAGAGATGGAAGAACCTCAAAGACCAATGCCGGAAGGAAATGAAGAAAAACCCGACCGACTCCGAATGGCCACACTTCCAAAAACTCTCATTCATCCACCACCAATTCCTGGCTGAAGATGAGGAAGGTGACAACGACACCGCTGACGAAGTCTTCAACGCTCTAGACGAATCCATAAAGACTCCAAAACTGGGGTACACGATGAGAAAGAAACTGCTAATGAACAAACGAAGGACAATCGACGTGGACATGAATAAGCTGATAGAGTTGGTCAGGACAAGGGAAATAATATGGAACAGGCAATTGAAAGGGCACCATAATTGGTATAAACTTGACGAATCTTGGAAGGAAATCGCTCTGGAGCTTGGAGTTACCC GTGACGAAGCACGCTTGAAATGGAAGTACCTTCGCGACCAAGCCAGAAAAGAAGTAAGAAAACAAGATTCCGAGTGGGAATTTCTGCCCAAACTACAATTCTTGACTAACCAGTTCAACGATTTTGAAACTAACGAATTAAGGGATGACGATGACCATTTCAGCCAAGATTACGATGCTGATCACGAACAGGCAGCTAGTTATTACATGGACCCACCACCCGACGAAGACCACACCAACGTTAGCGTCAAAGATGATGAATTTGATGAATTCGATACAAAACCTGTCATTATGGAAACTGATTTCTATGACGACGATGATGAGGCTCAAAAAAATGCCAGCAATGGTCAGGAATTAGGTGATGCAGAGACTGTGACGAAGGATGAAGATATAGGCTTCTTCAATAGTTTGCTTCCACATGTAAGGAAATTGAAACCAGCAAAGAAATTGATGTTGAGAATGAAGATACAGGAGTTAGTTTATAATACTGTGTACAGTCAAACTTGA